The Halomonas sp. THAF5a genome segment CGTCGAGCAGCGCCCGGATATAGCCGTCGGCGGTCTGCTGGACGGCGGCGTCCAGGTCCGGCATCGGCGCGACGGAGTAGCGCAGGATGCCGTCCACGTGGACGTTCTCCGCCATCGGATAGAAGACCACCTCGCCGTCGCGGCCGCGCACGGCGATGATCGACACCTCGCGCACGAAGTCGACGAAGGCCTCGACGATCAGCCGCGGATGATTGATCGCGCGCCAGGCCTCGGCCGCATCGGCCGGATCCTTGATCACCGCCTGGCCCTTGCCGTCATAGCCCTCGGTGACCGACTTGGCGACCACCGGCGTGCCCAGCTCGCGCACCGCGGCCTCCAGCGCCTCGGCGCTGTCCACCAGACGATAGGCCGGCGTGGGGATCGCCAGCCGGTCGAACAGCGCCTTCTCCTCGGCGCGGTGCTGGCAGATGCGGATCGCCTCGCTGGAGGGGTAGACCGGCTTCTGCTCCTCGATGGCCTGGACCAGCGGCACGGGCAGGTGCTCGAACTCGTAGGTGACGAGGTCGACCGTCTCGAGGAAGCTCGCCAGGTGCTTCTGGTCGGTGTCGACGATCACCTCGCCGATGCCGGCGCTGGGGTGGCCGGTGGTGTCGAGGAAGGTGAAGCGGTTGGCCAGCGGGTAGCCCGCCAGGGCGAGCATGCGGCCCAGCTGGCCGGCTCCCAGTACGCCGATGTTCATGGGCTCTCTCCTGTCACTCGGCCGCGGGACGCGGGTCGGGGTTGTCCAGCACCGTCTCGGTCTGCTCGGCGCGGAAGGCCTCCACGGCGCGGCGCACCTCGTCGTCCTGCAGGCCGATCACCTGGGCGGCCAGCAGCCCGGCGTTGGTCGCGCCGGCCTTGCCGATGGCCAGGGTGCCCACGGCCACGCCGCCGGGCATCTGCACGATGGAGAGCAGCGAATCCAGACCCTTGAGGGCCTTGGACTCCACCGGCACGCCGAACACCGGCAGCGCGGTCTGGGAAGCCACCATGCCGGGCAGGTGGGCCGCACCGCCGGCGCCGGCGATGATCACCGAGAGGCCGCGCCCGGCGGCCTGCTTGGCGTAGTCGAAGAGCAGGTCCGGCGTGCGGTGGGCGGAGACCACGCGGGTCTCGTGGGGCACGCCCAGGCGCTCGAGCATCGCCACGGCATGCTCCATGACGGGCCAGTCCGACTTCGACCCCATGATCACGCCGACCTTCGGCGACTGCTTCGATGACGACATCTGCGACTCCTGGCAAGAAAGAACGACGAAAGCGCCACGGGGCGGGCACCACGCGGCACGGTCAAGAATGGAAGGCAAGCATTCTAGCAGAGGCCGGCGCCCGCTTCCTTACCCGCGAACGACCGTCGCCTTCTCGCGACAACACTTTCACCCTGAGTGTCAGTTTGGCTGCTAGGGTCAATGAGTGAAGGGCAAAGGAACACGCCCCGCGGATACCCCCAACGATGGAGAGAGCCATGAAACAGCCACTGATCCTGACTGCCGCCATGACCGCCGCCCTGCTGCTCGCCGGCTGCGATGACGGCAGCGACACCGTCGCCGAAGAGGCCGCCGAGACCGAGACCCAGGTCGAGCAGGAGATGGAGCAGGCCGCCAACGAGACGGGCGAGG includes the following:
- the purE gene encoding 5-(carboxyamino)imidazole ribonucleotide mutase produces the protein MSSSKQSPKVGVIMGSKSDWPVMEHAVAMLERLGVPHETRVVSAHRTPDLLFDYAKQAAGRGLSVIIAGAGGAAHLPGMVASQTALPVFGVPVESKALKGLDSLLSIVQMPGGVAVGTLAIGKAGATNAGLLAAQVIGLQDDEVRRAVEAFRAEQTETVLDNPDPRPAAE
- a CDS encoding 5-(carboxyamino)imidazole ribonucleotide synthase; amino-acid sequence: MNIGVLGAGQLGRMLALAGYPLANRFTFLDTTGHPSAGIGEVIVDTDQKHLASFLETVDLVTYEFEHLPVPLVQAIEEQKPVYPSSEAIRICQHRAEEKALFDRLAIPTPAYRLVDSAEALEAAVRELGTPVVAKSVTEGYDGKGQAVIKDPADAAEAWRAINHPRLIVEAFVDFVREVSIIAVRGRDGEVVFYPMAENVHVDGILRYSVAPMPDLDAAVQQTADGYIRALLDELDYVGVLTLELFQTRDGALLANEMAPRVHNSGHWTMDGAVTSQFENHLRAIQGLPLGSTAARAPTCMVNVIGREGEAAKLLEIDDAHLHRYDKGERPGRKLAHVNLVAPTFDALLEKVRACAALLPDAPAPRFSFE